The genomic DNA GGATGCCCAGGCCCTTGAGGCGGCGCAGCGTGGCGCTGTCGGCCAGGTCGGAGCCCGAGATGCGGTAGCCCAGGTTGAACAGCACCTCGGCGATGCCGCTCATGCCGGCGCCGCCGATGCCGACGAAGTGGATATGGCGAATGGCGTGCTTCATGCGGCAAGCTCCTCGCAGGCAGTCACCACTTCACGGGTGGCGTTGATTTTTTGCATGTTTTTGGCCTTGAGCGCTACATCCACAAGCGTGGATCGCTCTAATTTCAATAGCATTTCAGACAAGCCCTCGGGCGTCAGGTCGCTTTGCTGCACCAGCCAGCCGCCACCGGCGTTCACGAGGAACTGCGCGTTGGAGGTCTGGTGGTCGTCCACGGCCGACGGGAAGGGCACAAAGATGGACGCCGCCCCCACGGCAGCGATTTCGGTGACGGTGCTGGCACCCGCGCGGCAGACGATGATGTCGGCCGCCGCAAAGGCGCTGGCGGTGTCGTCGATGAAAGGCGTCAGCTCTGCATCGACCCCGGCGGCAGCGTAGTTGGCGCGCAGCGCGTCGATCTGCGTGGCGCCGCTCTGGTGGACCACGGTGGGGCGTTGTCCGGCAGGCATCAGCGCAATGGCCTGGGGCACGATTTCGTTGAGCGCCCGCGCGCCCAGGCTGCCGCCCACCACCAGCAGGCGCAGCGGGCCTGCGCGGCCGGCAAAACGCTCGGCCGGGCCGGGCTGCTGCGTGAAGGCGGCGCGCAGCGGGTTGCCCACCCACTGGCCTTTCTTGAACACGTTGGGGAAGGCGGTGAACACGCGGTCGGCCACACCGGCCAGCACCTTGTTGGCCATGCCGGCCACCGAGTTCTGTTCGTGCAGCACCAGAGGCTTGCCCGCCAGCACGCCCATCATCCCGCCCGGAAAGGTGATGTAGCCGCCCAGGCCCACCACCACGTCGGGCTGGACGCGCCGCACCACGGCCAGCGCCTGCCAGAAGGCGCGCAGCAGGCGCAGCGGCAGCAAGGCCAGCGTCAC from Acidovorax sp. T1 includes the following:
- the murG gene encoding undecaprenyldiphospho-muramoylpentapeptide beta-N-acetylglucosaminyltransferase, with the translated sequence MTQKTALIMAGGTGGHIFPGLAVAEELRARGWRVHWLGAPGSMESRIVPQHGFPLELIDFSGVRGKGLVTLALLPLRLLRAFWQALAVVRRVQPDVVVGLGGYITFPGGMMGVLAGKPLVLHEQNSVAGMANKVLAGVADRVFTAFPNVFKKGQWVGNPLRAAFTQQPGPAERFAGRAGPLRLLVVGGSLGARALNEIVPQAIALMPAGQRPTVVHQSGATQIDALRANYAAAGVDAELTPFIDDTASAFAAADIIVCRAGASTVTEIAAVGAASIFVPFPSAVDDHQTSNAQFLVNAGGGWLVQQSDLTPEGLSEMLLKLERSTLVDVALKAKNMQKINATREVVTACEELAA